The following proteins are co-located in the Desulfatitalea tepidiphila genome:
- the flgB gene encoding flagellar basal body rod protein FlgB, with protein MDTHTLFDKTIDLAQRALDLRSRRHEVLLSNIANADTPGYKAFDLMVEEALSRQTPKQGQLQMRRTDEGHLPAGGPDSSTAVPRKVALTPQVTLRGDGNTVDMDREMSALAANQLQYRMSTQLIAKKFQSLHNIIKGDRQ; from the coding sequence ATGGACACCCATACGCTTTTCGACAAGACCATTGACCTGGCTCAGCGAGCGCTCGACTTACGTTCCCGGCGTCATGAAGTGCTCCTTTCAAACATCGCCAACGCCGACACACCAGGCTACAAGGCGTTTGACCTGATGGTGGAAGAGGCGCTCTCCAGACAAACGCCCAAACAGGGGCAGCTTCAGATGCGTCGAACAGATGAAGGCCATCTTCCGGCCGGCGGTCCTGACTCGTCAACAGCGGTTCCCCGCAAAGTGGCGCTTACTCCCCAAGTGACCTTGAGGGGCGATGGCAATACCGTGGACATGGATCGCGAGATGTCGGCCCTTGCGGCCAATCAACTCCAATACCGGATGTCCACGCAGTTGATCGCAAAGAAATTCCAGTCGCTACACAATATCATCAAGGGGGATAGGCAGTAG
- the flgC gene encoding flagellar basal body rod protein FlgC, whose amino-acid sequence MSFLDALQTSASGLSAQRLRMNLISSNLANVNTTRTEDGGPYRRKDAVFRATESQAPFGDQLNRKLTGNRLEQANVGVEVTEIRDDYRPPILKFDPNHPDADEQGYISLPNINVVEEMVNMISATRSYEANVTAIKASKDMASDAMDIGR is encoded by the coding sequence ATGAGTTTTCTGGATGCCCTTCAAACCAGTGCCAGCGGCCTTAGCGCCCAGCGCCTGCGAATGAATCTCATCTCCAGCAACCTGGCCAATGTCAATACCACGCGCACCGAAGACGGTGGTCCTTATCGAAGAAAAGACGCCGTTTTTCGGGCCACAGAATCGCAGGCCCCGTTCGGGGATCAATTGAACCGCAAGTTGACAGGAAATCGGCTGGAACAGGCCAATGTCGGTGTGGAGGTGACAGAGATCAGGGATGACTATCGCCCGCCGATCCTCAAGTTCGACCCCAATCATCCGGACGCCGATGAGCAGGGCTATATATCCTTGCCCAATATCAATGTGGTCGAGGAGATGGTGAATATGATTTCGGCCACCCGCAGTTATGAGGCCAACGTGACGGCGATTAAAGCCTCCAAGGACATGGCTTCGGACGCCATGGATATAGGAAGGTAA
- a CDS encoding tetratricopeptide repeat protein: MPEQNLYNLAVALHRKGRLAEAANLYQKALIERPAWPDALFNMAQCLKSQSNFDGAVKYYRQLLAADPDHAKGAFCLGSLLLIKGENENAIQWLQHAKVINPRWAELENNLGKAYLAKGEFEKARSCFEQAARLSPDLAEAWFNLAELDSRKAKTTAAIEKYQKAIALDPGMLPAHNNMGNMLKNSKRYTEAITAFEQVLALDPKLAEGHYNLGSVYRLMERHDAAILHFSKAIQLRPDYAEAWNNLALTCKNIGDFDRAGKYFNRALQIEPKLAVARWNRALLNLLKGNWQSGWQDFEHRFNLSHWRTIYPHRIHGRRWDGRTIPNQTLFVHDEQGLGDTFQFVRYLPWAKSMCGRLVFETRPEIIPLLENTLGIDQIVERTSNGPSKVSFDHYIPLMSIPWLMKLKPQQMGEWAPYIRASENKTAQWKSLLPPGPLKIGLVWAGRPEHGNDAIRSCGFEALSPLLKHKAIQFIALQKGAAERQLDAYPYSNITRLGTRLEDFSDTAAVLAQLDLLITVDTSVAHLAGAMGKPAWIMIPYIPDWRWGMEGKHTHWYPTITLFRQPRPKDWASVTASMEQELRHLKRTEP, translated from the coding sequence ATGCCGGAACAGAATTTATATAACCTTGCGGTGGCTCTCCACCGGAAAGGACGTCTTGCTGAAGCAGCCAACTTATACCAAAAGGCTCTGATTGAGCGCCCCGCTTGGCCGGATGCGCTATTTAATATGGCCCAATGCTTGAAATCACAATCAAATTTCGATGGTGCCGTAAAGTACTACCGACAACTCCTGGCCGCCGATCCTGATCACGCCAAAGGCGCATTTTGCCTGGGCAGTCTGCTTTTAATCAAAGGGGAAAATGAAAACGCGATACAATGGCTGCAACATGCCAAAGTCATTAATCCGAGATGGGCGGAACTAGAAAACAACCTCGGCAAGGCCTACCTTGCCAAGGGGGAATTCGAAAAAGCCCGCTCATGCTTCGAACAAGCTGCGCGACTCTCTCCGGATTTGGCCGAGGCCTGGTTTAACCTGGCAGAATTGGATTCCCGAAAAGCCAAAACCACAGCGGCAATTGAGAAATACCAAAAAGCAATCGCATTAGATCCAGGTATGCTGCCCGCACATAATAACATGGGAAACATGCTCAAAAATTCAAAGCGTTATACGGAAGCAATTACGGCTTTTGAACAGGTTTTGGCACTCGATCCGAAACTCGCGGAAGGTCATTATAATCTGGGCAGCGTATATCGATTGATGGAGAGGCATGATGCCGCGATTCTTCATTTTTCCAAAGCCATCCAATTGCGTCCTGACTACGCAGAGGCCTGGAACAATTTGGCTCTAACCTGTAAAAACATAGGAGATTTCGATCGCGCTGGGAAATATTTTAATCGTGCGCTCCAAATCGAACCCAAACTCGCGGTTGCCCGTTGGAATCGCGCCTTGCTAAATTTGTTGAAGGGTAACTGGCAGTCGGGCTGGCAGGATTTCGAGCACCGATTCAACCTCAGTCACTGGCGCACCATCTACCCCCATCGTATCCATGGCCGACGCTGGGATGGCAGGACGATCCCTAATCAGACGCTTTTCGTGCATGACGAACAGGGCCTGGGAGACACCTTTCAGTTCGTCCGATATCTTCCCTGGGCTAAATCAATGTGCGGCCGTCTGGTGTTTGAAACAAGGCCCGAGATCATTCCATTGCTTGAAAACACCCTGGGTATCGACCAAATTGTCGAGCGCACATCAAATGGTCCATCTAAAGTGTCATTCGATCACTACATCCCCCTGATGAGTATTCCATGGCTGATGAAATTAAAGCCGCAGCAAATGGGAGAATGGGCACCCTATATCAGGGCTTCTGAAAATAAAACCGCCCAATGGAAAAGCTTATTGCCACCTGGCCCATTGAAAATCGGGCTGGTATGGGCCGGCCGGCCCGAACATGGCAACGATGCCATCAGGTCATGTGGCTTTGAAGCGCTGTCACCACTGTTAAAACATAAAGCGATCCAATTTATCGCCCTTCAGAAGGGGGCTGCCGAGCGCCAACTGGATGCTTATCCATACTCCAACATTACAAGGTTGGGAACCCGACTGGAAGACTTTTCCGATACTGCGGCAGTTCTGGCTCAACTCGATCTGCTCATCACCGTAGACACTTCGGTAGCGCACCTGGCGGGCGCTATGGGAAAGCCGGCTTGGATTATGATTCCTTATATTCCGGATTGGCGCTGGGGCATGGAAGGTAAACACACGCACTGGTATCCAACCATTACGCTATTTCGCCAGCCGCGCCCTAAGGACTGGGCATCGGTCACTGCATCCATGGAGCAGGAGCTAAGGCACTTAAAGAGAACAGAACCATGA
- the flaF gene encoding flagellar biosynthesis regulator FlaF, whose translation MLQNAVNSYQSVDKQSMSGRETEARVLTQGALKLVDCQKNWSAPDRNERLDAALRYNQRIWTFFQVEVSRPENPLPNDIKQNIIHLSRFIDQRIFDTMAFPESHKLNVLIRINQNIAAGLRGSASDI comes from the coding sequence GTGTTACAAAATGCAGTTAATTCTTATCAGTCAGTTGATAAGCAGTCCATGTCCGGAAGGGAAACCGAGGCCCGCGTCTTGACTCAGGGCGCACTGAAGTTAGTGGATTGCCAGAAGAATTGGAGTGCCCCGGATCGCAATGAACGCCTGGATGCGGCGTTGAGATACAATCAAAGAATATGGACCTTTTTTCAGGTCGAGGTATCCCGGCCAGAGAATCCCTTACCGAATGATATCAAGCAGAATATTATTCATCTAAGCCGATTTATCGATCAGCGCATTTTCGACACAATGGCCTTTCCCGAATCGCATAAATTGAATGTCTTGATCAGGATCAACCAGAACATCGCCGCCGGCCTCCGCGGCTCAGCCTCTGACATATAA
- a CDS encoding flagellin N-terminal helical domain-containing protein: MANPITLTSGMRKNLFSLQKTQNMLETTQTRLATGQRVQKAVDDPVNYFTALEHTQRADDLAVRKDEMAESIQLIASANDGVEAITSLIASAKSLAQSALSATDTASLNTLENQYMQVLCQIDLLAEDSGYKGVNLLDGTLVTHTVKFDEKGDSSLTMTGFDASSTGATLSLISIATDAWVGTGGMADLETINSAITNLDNATTSLRSEAQKLSTNLSTITIRQDFTNNMINTLKDGAGNLTNADMNEEGANMLMLQTRQSLGTTSLSLASQAAQSVLRLF, translated from the coding sequence ATGGCTAATCCAATTACCCTTACCTCCGGCATGAGAAAAAACCTGTTCAGCCTGCAGAAAACCCAGAACATGCTGGAAACCACCCAAACCCGTCTGGCTACTGGACAGCGTGTACAGAAGGCGGTCGACGACCCGGTCAACTACTTTACCGCCCTGGAGCACACCCAACGCGCCGACGACCTTGCCGTGCGCAAAGACGAAATGGCCGAATCGATCCAGTTGATTGCTTCTGCCAACGACGGCGTGGAAGCCATCACCTCTCTGATCGCCTCCGCCAAGTCTTTGGCACAGTCTGCCCTTTCCGCGACGGATACCGCCTCCTTGAACACATTGGAGAACCAATACATGCAGGTGCTTTGCCAGATCGATCTCCTGGCAGAGGACTCCGGCTACAAGGGCGTGAACCTGCTTGATGGCACTCTTGTCACTCACACGGTTAAATTCGATGAAAAGGGCGACTCCAGCTTGACCATGACCGGCTTTGATGCCAGTTCCACCGGCGCTACCCTGAGCCTTATCTCCATAGCTACAGATGCTTGGGTCGGCACTGGCGGGATGGCAGACCTGGAAACGATCAACTCGGCTATCACGAACCTGGACAATGCTACCACCTCGCTACGGTCGGAGGCCCAAAAACTGTCTACCAACCTGAGCACCATCACCATTCGTCAGGACTTCACCAACAACATGATCAACACCCTGAAAGACGGTGCCGGCAACCTGACCAATGCTGACATGAACGAGGAAGGCGCCAATATGCTGATGCTGCAGACGCGTCAGTCATTGGGTACCACCTCATTGAGTCTGGCATCCCAGGCCGCACAATCGGTATTGAGACTATTCTAA
- a CDS encoding sigma-54 interaction domain-containing protein: MNETCGNLIASTEGMRRLLEMANRIAPSSATVLIQGESGTGKEILARYVHARSGRGDQPFVAMNCAALPENLAESELFGYEKGAFTGAVSQRCGRFERANGGTLLLDEISEMPLPLQAKLLRVLQEKEVERIGGSGVISVDVRVIATTNRDLAEMVREGAFRKDLFYRLRIVPLTLPPLRERRDDIPLLIDHFIQKFQSGRSGDIPRFIDSAMETLLKWPWPGNVRELENTVERALLLRGGDVMGPELLLLDTDMTDGPSESTALLVGMTVRELEERLICQTLKHVNQNRTHAAEMLGISIRTLRNKLREYQTEGEAMAQDGRP, encoded by the coding sequence ATGAATGAAACTTGCGGCAATTTGATTGCCAGCACAGAAGGCATGCGGCGCCTGCTCGAAATGGCCAACCGTATTGCCCCCTCGTCCGCGACCGTATTGATCCAGGGCGAGAGCGGAACCGGTAAAGAGATACTGGCCCGGTATGTCCATGCCCGCAGCGGACGGGGCGATCAACCCTTCGTGGCCATGAATTGCGCCGCATTGCCCGAGAACCTGGCCGAGAGCGAGCTGTTTGGATATGAAAAAGGGGCCTTTACCGGTGCCGTATCCCAACGCTGCGGGCGCTTCGAGCGGGCCAACGGGGGGACGCTTTTGCTCGACGAGATCAGCGAGATGCCGCTGCCGCTGCAGGCCAAGCTGTTGCGCGTGCTGCAGGAAAAAGAGGTGGAGCGGATCGGCGGCAGTGGCGTGATCTCTGTCGACGTGCGCGTGATTGCCACCACCAACCGTGATCTTGCCGAAATGGTCAGGGAAGGGGCGTTCCGCAAGGACCTGTTTTACCGGCTCAGAATCGTTCCATTGACCCTTCCGCCGCTGCGGGAACGGCGCGACGATATCCCGCTGCTCATCGATCATTTCATTCAAAAATTTCAATCCGGCCGTTCAGGGGATATACCGAGATTCATCGACTCAGCGATGGAGACCCTGTTGAAGTGGCCCTGGCCGGGCAATGTCCGCGAGTTGGAAAACACCGTGGAGCGGGCGTTGCTGCTTCGCGGCGGTGATGTCATGGGGCCGGAATTGTTGTTGCTTGATACGGATATGACGGACGGCCCGAGCGAATCGACGGCTCTTCTGGTCGGCATGACCGTCAGGGAACTCGAAGAGCGGCTCATCTGCCAAACGTTGAAGCACGTCAACCAAAACCGCACCCATGCGGCTGAAATGCTCGGCATCAGCATCCGCACCCTGCGCAACAAGCTCAGGGAGTACCAGACAGAAGGCGAAGCCATGGCGCAAGACGGCAGACCTTGA
- the fliE gene encoding flagellar hook-basal body complex protein FliE produces the protein MSLINSIHTSVLPPSQNGIASAALEKNDSKATFGQWLEQSLGEVNQLQQASNDAMQKLVAGETQDIHGTMIAMQKSSIAMELTVEVRNKIISAYEEIKRMQF, from the coding sequence ATGAGCTTGATAAATTCCATACATACCAGCGTACTGCCGCCATCCCAAAACGGCATCGCATCGGCGGCCCTGGAGAAGAATGATTCAAAGGCGACCTTCGGTCAATGGCTCGAGCAATCCCTTGGCGAAGTGAACCAACTCCAACAGGCATCCAACGATGCCATGCAAAAACTGGTCGCCGGCGAGACTCAGGATATCCACGGCACGATGATCGCCATGCAGAAATCGAGTATCGCCATGGAGTTGACCGTTGAAGTGCGCAACAAGATCATCAGCGCTTATGAAGAGATCAAGCGCATGCAATTCTAA
- a CDS encoding FliH/SctL family protein — MEKADPRKGSVGPCVFRTLSTPTREASFDSAATGDGDGSVCFRPSCWSDSRNEGKADPLNGKDLAVHLEEVQQLAFQRGLGSGREEACRMAQASVLPHLKSLIQSLSGLIHQIKNAESRTSANAVSLAADIVERVIGVSSGSYDFQGLKNDLGQAVVKANQFRIRLNQEDWTYLKELLENERLAWPEHPCVVFQADAEIEKGDFRIQDTGDERETIDRHVARHFATSQRPNTSPA, encoded by the coding sequence ATGGAAAAGGCAGACCCTCGTAAGGGCTCGGTTGGGCCGTGTGTGTTTCGCACCTTATCAACTCCAACTCGAGAGGCTTCGTTTGACAGTGCTGCTACCGGAGATGGGGACGGATCCGTTTGCTTCAGGCCCTCCTGTTGGTCTGACAGCCGCAATGAGGGTAAAGCCGACCCACTCAATGGAAAAGACCTGGCGGTGCACCTCGAGGAGGTGCAGCAGCTGGCATTCCAACGCGGCTTGGGCAGCGGCCGGGAAGAAGCCTGCCGCATGGCCCAGGCTTCTGTTTTGCCACACCTCAAATCCCTGATCCAGAGCTTGAGCGGCTTAATCCACCAGATCAAAAACGCAGAATCTCGTACCAGCGCCAACGCGGTCTCTCTGGCGGCCGACATTGTTGAACGAGTGATCGGGGTCTCATCCGGTTCGTATGATTTCCAGGGATTGAAAAACGATTTAGGTCAAGCCGTAGTGAAAGCCAATCAGTTTCGAATTCGATTGAACCAGGAGGATTGGACCTACCTGAAAGAGTTGTTGGAAAACGAACGACTTGCCTGGCCCGAGCATCCCTGTGTCGTTTTTCAGGCAGATGCCGAGATCGAAAAAGGGGATTTTCGGATTCAGGACACGGGCGACGAGCGCGAAACAATCGATAGGCATGTCGCCCGGCACTTCGCTACTTCACAGCGTCCAAACACCAGTCCAGCATGA
- a CDS encoding sigma-54 interaction domain-containing protein codes for MQNGAVCPNAGAETGKCHCDDLAHGGPAERISFHGVVGKSRSMQNVFKLIERVADSDSTILINGETGTGKGLVAKAIHASSYRKDKPFVAINCGAIPENLLESELFGHVKGAFTGATSAKVGKFEVANGGTIFLDEIGDMSPDLQVKVLKVLEEREFEPVGGCKTVKVDVRIIAATHRDLEEAVQKNNFREDLFYRLYVIPIQLPSLKDRQMDIPLLTNFFMSKLNREKRTQVENITPRAMEALMRHAWPGNVRELANMLERLVVLKGEGTLDVEDLPTKIKPSGEFQPIPAMDMAMPDLCREGICLNTAVSEFEKNLIYQSLEQTDWVKNKAAKLLQVKRTTLVEKIKRYDLQKCA; via the coding sequence GTGCAAAACGGGGCAGTTTGTCCAAATGCCGGCGCAGAGACCGGCAAATGCCATTGCGATGATTTGGCTCATGGCGGACCTGCGGAGCGAATCAGTTTTCACGGCGTTGTTGGGAAAAGCCGGTCCATGCAGAACGTGTTCAAACTGATCGAACGAGTGGCCGATAGCGACAGCACCATCTTGATCAATGGTGAAACCGGTACCGGCAAGGGGTTGGTGGCCAAGGCCATTCACGCCAGCTCCTATCGAAAAGACAAACCGTTTGTCGCCATCAACTGCGGCGCCATACCGGAAAACCTGCTGGAAAGCGAACTGTTCGGGCACGTGAAAGGGGCCTTCACCGGCGCCACTTCCGCCAAGGTCGGGAAATTTGAAGTGGCCAACGGCGGCACCATCTTTCTGGACGAGATCGGGGACATGAGTCCCGATCTGCAGGTCAAGGTGCTCAAGGTTCTTGAAGAGCGTGAATTCGAACCGGTCGGCGGGTGCAAGACGGTGAAGGTGGACGTGCGCATCATCGCCGCCACCCATCGCGACCTGGAAGAGGCGGTTCAAAAGAACAATTTCCGCGAAGATCTGTTTTACCGATTGTATGTCATCCCCATCCAGCTGCCCTCCCTGAAAGATCGCCAGATGGATATCCCCCTGCTGACCAATTTTTTCATGAGCAAGCTCAACCGCGAAAAGAGAACGCAGGTAGAGAACATCACGCCGCGCGCCATGGAAGCGCTCATGCGACATGCCTGGCCGGGCAATGTTCGGGAATTGGCCAACATGCTCGAACGCCTGGTTGTGTTGAAGGGCGAGGGCACTCTGGACGTTGAAGACCTGCCCACAAAAATCAAGCCATCAGGAGAGTTCCAGCCGATCCCGGCAATGGACATGGCGATGCCGGACCTATGCCGGGAAGGGATTTGTCTGAACACTGCGGTCAGTGAATTCGAAAAAAACCTGATTTATCAATCGCTGGAGCAGACCGACTGGGTGAAGAACAAGGCGGCCAAACTCCTGCAGGTCAAGCGAACCACCCTGGTCGAGAAGATAAAGCGCTACGACTTGCAAAAGTGCGCTTAA
- a CDS encoding flagellar biosynthesis repressor FlbT, which produces MALKITLKPNEKMIIGGAVISNGANKSEFVIENNVPILRQNNILSPDDAVTPARRIYLAIQLMYVDSPNFTKYQEAYWRLIREFVQAAPSSIELVDNINEMIFKGNYYQALKSTQHLIDFEQEVLDRVTKCS; this is translated from the coding sequence ATGGCACTGAAAATCACACTCAAGCCCAATGAAAAAATGATTATCGGTGGTGCCGTTATTTCCAATGGTGCCAACAAATCAGAATTTGTCATTGAGAACAACGTTCCTATTTTGCGTCAGAACAATATTCTTTCTCCTGATGATGCCGTTACGCCGGCGCGGAGAATCTATTTGGCGATTCAATTGATGTATGTCGACTCTCCAAATTTCACAAAGTATCAAGAAGCTTACTGGAGATTGATCCGGGAATTTGTGCAAGCCGCCCCCAGTTCGATAGAGTTGGTCGACAACATCAACGAAATGATCTTCAAAGGGAACTATTATCAGGCGCTCAAATCAACCCAACATTTGATTGATTTTGAACAGGAGGTATTGGATCGTGTTACAAAATGCAGTTAA